A portion of the Cryptomeria japonica chromosome 5, Sugi_1.0, whole genome shotgun sequence genome contains these proteins:
- the LOC131039886 gene encoding pathogenesis-related protein PR-4: protein MENRVMFVVILGCLSFLAFQANAQQASNVRATYNLYNPQNIGWDLNTASVYCATWDADKPLDWRMKYGWTAFCGPVGPTGQASCGKCLKVTNRDTQAQTTVRIVDQCSNGGLDLDVNEFNKIDTNGNGYNAGHLQVDYEFVSC from the exons ATGGAGAATAGAGTTATGTTTGTGGTAATATTGGGTTGCTTAAGTTTTCTGGCCTTTCAGGCTAATGCTCAACAAGCCAGCAATGTTAGGGCAACATATAATCTTTACAATCCTCAGAATATTGGGTGGGATTTGAACACGGCATCTGTTTACTGTGCCACGTGGGACGCAGACAAGCCCCTCGATTGGCGCATGAAATATGGTTGGACTGCCTTCTGCGGACCTGTTGGCCCAACTGGACAAGCCTCCTGTGGCAAATGTTTAAAG GTGACAAACCGAGACACACAGGCACAGACAACAGTGAGAATAGTTGATCAATGTTCCAATGGAGGCCTTGACTTGGACGTTAATGAATTCAACAAGATTGACACCAATGGCAATGGATACAATGCCGGTCATCTGCAGGTGGATTATGAGTTTGTTAGCTGCTAA
- the LOC131875705 gene encoding uncharacterized protein LOC131875705, which translates to MARDYLKWRVLTHMSQDQDKELIFKYFAILNGFLEADEEESGAVSAKKQNAEEGGNGTGEGLADSPTENVGGRGRGRSCRGRPGTGSCGRGHGRGRGRGRTLLHRNDGRAGTSRVS; encoded by the coding sequence ATGGCGAGAGATTACCTGAAATGGAGGGTTCTGACCCATATGTCCCAAGACCAGGATAAGGAGCTTATCTTCAAATATTTTGCCATTCTAAATGGCTTCCTGGAGGCTGATGAGGAGGAGAGTGGAGCTGTGTCGGCTAAAAAACAAAATGCAGAAGAAGGTGGCAATGGGACTGGTGAAGGACTTGCAGATTCTCCTACGGAAAATGTGGGCGGTCGTGGCCGTGGGCGCTCTTGCAGGGGTCGACCTGGAACGGGAAGCTGTGGTCGGGGTCATGGGCGTGGGAGAGGCAGAGGCCGTACTCTGCTTCATAGAAATGATGGTCGAGCTGGAACCTCTCGGGTTAGCTAA